One Ammospiza caudacuta isolate bAmmCau1 chromosome 11, bAmmCau1.pri, whole genome shotgun sequence genomic window carries:
- the GPR160 gene encoding probable G-protein coupled receptor 160 produces MAARLCENGSGQYHHTHTSQRLEISYMLVLIMLGKVFLDFFMLQIKAKPVKVSFMGYFCVSVALLDFTLLLSLCFIFCFEDFALWGVRFTEYHICLLTQICSLTYGLVPFPVYLLAALDYYSTVSHTSQLPTRARKLLYGFAVVVIWIAGFFCTLHVPAVSEELQMQNSVSPSQCPVSGSWQNSSVSWAMVLLLGTALLARWKEVTTMLLSARLLSLSSQPVLMFPYTHNNNSTCCKWQLLSRLLLCFLGTWAPFVALQVVVVLLGVQIPAYVEMNVPWLCFINSFLLAAAYWCRCHHVELTEEGWSTDPFVSWKFCFMPFNNESTKAADKPGTVIVIC; encoded by the coding sequence ATGGCTGCCAGGCTCTGTGAAAATGGCTCTGGTCAGTACCACCACACCCACACCAGCCAACGTCTTGAAATCAGCTACATGCTGGTCCTGATTATGCTTGGAAAAGTCTTCCTTGATTTCTTCATGTTGCAAATTAAGGCAAAACCTGTGAAAGTCAGTTTTATGGGATACTTCTGCGTTTCAGTGGCACTTCTCGATTTCACACTGCTGCTGAGCctgtgtttcattttctgttttgagGACTTTGCACTGTGGGGCGTGCGGTTCACGGAGTACCACATCTGCCTCCTCACCCAGATCTGCTCCCTGACCTACGGCCTTGTGCCCTTCCCAGTGTacctgctggctgctctggatTATTACAGCACCGTCTcccacacatcccagctccctACAAGAGCTCGGAAGTTGCTTTATGGATTTGCCGTGGTGGTTATATGgattgctgggtttttttgcactCTCCACGTTCCTGCTGTCTCTGAAGAGCTGCAGATGCAGAACAGTGTTTCCCCTTCCCAGTGCCCTGTCTCTGGCAGCTGGCAGAACTCCTCGGTGTCGTGGgccatggtgctgctgctgggcacggCTCTCCTGGCTCGCTGGAAGGAGGTGACAACCATGCTGCTGTCTGCCAGGCTCCTCTCCTTGTCCAGCCAGCCTGTGCTCATGTTCCCCTACACGCACAACAACAACAGCACTTGCTGTAAgtggcagctcctgagcaggCTCCTCCTGTGTTTCCTTGGCACTTGGGCACCGTTtgtggctctgcaggtggtGGTTGTGCTCCTGGGTGTGCAGATCCCAGCCTACGTGGAGATGAacgtgccctggctgtgcttcaTCAACAGCTTCCTCCTGGCAGCAGCCTACTGGTGCCGGTGCCACCATGTGGAGCTGACAgaggagggctggagcacagacCCCTTTGTCAGCTGGAAATTCTGCTTTATGCCGTTCAACAATGAAAGCACAAAGGCAGCTGATAAGCCAGGCACAGTAATTGTCATCTGTTAA